Proteins found in one Litorihabitans aurantiacus genomic segment:
- a CDS encoding TadA family conjugal transfer-associated ATPase codes for MSLLAHVRRVVATEEARPGAAAVVRAVRGPGAVDVRVDSPVDGGVAATVPTSTDVVLGLRRGRDQVADAVADIAGTSAPLRHLWADPDVTDVLVNGPREVWVDRGGGLERAAAPGPDGLGDVRALATRLAAAAGQRLDDAAPIADGRLPDGTRLHAVLSPVAADGACLSLRRHRASAVDLTHWRASGGFADQGEQVLRALVQARANLLVSGSTGSGKTTLLGALLALAAPTERLVCIEEVRELEPAHPHVVHLQSRAANVQGAGAISLADLVRAAMRMRPDRLVLGECRGAEVREVLMALNTGHDGGMATVHANTATDVPARLVALGSLAGLSAETVAAQAVSAFDAVIHVQRVPGARVVAQIGVLTRVDGQLVGEVAMQRRRVGLDDPGDAGRAGADLEPGPGWDRLARRLERGAP; via the coding sequence GTGAGCCTGCTGGCGCACGTGCGACGCGTCGTCGCCACGGAGGAGGCGCGGCCGGGTGCGGCGGCGGTCGTGCGCGCCGTGCGCGGTCCGGGTGCCGTCGACGTGCGTGTCGACAGCCCCGTCGACGGAGGTGTCGCGGCGACTGTGCCGACGAGCACGGACGTCGTGCTGGGGCTGCGCCGGGGGCGGGACCAGGTGGCCGACGCCGTCGCCGACATCGCCGGGACCAGCGCGCCGCTGCGTCACCTGTGGGCGGACCCCGACGTCACGGACGTCCTCGTCAACGGGCCGCGGGAGGTGTGGGTGGACCGGGGTGGCGGCCTCGAGCGGGCCGCGGCGCCGGGACCCGACGGCCTCGGTGACGTGCGGGCGCTCGCGACCCGGCTCGCCGCGGCGGCGGGGCAGCGTCTCGACGACGCGGCGCCCATCGCCGACGGGCGGCTGCCCGACGGGACGCGGCTGCACGCCGTCCTGTCCCCCGTCGCGGCCGACGGCGCGTGCCTGTCCCTCCGCCGTCACCGCGCGAGTGCGGTCGACCTGACGCACTGGCGAGCCTCGGGCGGCTTCGCGGACCAGGGTGAGCAGGTGCTGCGGGCGCTGGTGCAGGCGCGGGCGAACCTGCTGGTCAGCGGGAGCACGGGGAGCGGCAAGACGACCCTGCTCGGCGCGCTGCTGGCGCTCGCGGCGCCCACGGAGCGTCTGGTGTGCATCGAGGAGGTCCGCGAGCTCGAGCCCGCCCACCCGCACGTCGTGCACCTGCAGTCCCGCGCGGCGAACGTCCAGGGCGCCGGAGCGATCAGCCTGGCCGACCTGGTGCGGGCGGCGATGCGGATGCGGCCCGACCGCCTCGTGCTGGGCGAGTGCCGCGGCGCGGAGGTCCGCGAGGTGCTGATGGCGCTCAACACGGGGCACGACGGCGGGATGGCGACCGTGCACGCCAACACCGCGACCGACGTGCCCGCCCGCCTCGTCGCGCTCGGGTCGCTCGCGGGGCTGAGCGCCGAGACGGTCGCGGCGCAGGCCGTCAGCGCGTTCGACGCCGTGATCCACGTCCAGCGCGTCCCCGGCGCCCGCGTCGTGGCGCAGATCGGCGTGCTCACCCGGGTGGACGGCCAGCTCGTCGGAGAGGTGGCGATGCAGCGCCGGCGGGTGGGGCTCGACGACCCCGGAGACGCGGGCCGGGCGGGCGCCGACCTCGAACCCGGGCCGGGGTGGGACCGGCTGGCGCGGCGCCTCGAGCGAGGCGCACCGTGA
- a CDS encoding DEAD/DEAH box helicase, whose product MRTGRLTALATTNALELGVDISGLDAVLMTGWPGTRVSFWQQAGRAGRAGADGVAVLVASANPLDTYLVHHPSAVLDEAIEVTTFDPSNPYVLAPHLCAAAAEVPLTQPDLALFGLADATLLDELVRRGLLRRRPTGWYWNQARAEVPSRLTDLRGSGTADVAVVDEVTGAMLGTVDGGRADSVVHPGAVYVHQGRTFVVERLEDDVALVVGGDVAHRTMATAAHHASFVDVLEEVRWGPVTWRYGHVEVTSQVQGYDVRVPPAMEVVARHELEMPVRTLPTTGVWWTVGQETLLAETGIAPGDVPGALHAAEHAAIGVLPLLATCDRWDIGGLSTALHPETGAPTVLVHDGHPGGAGFAQRGFRAARRWIEATHEAVASCGCRHGCPRCVYSPKCGNGNSPLDKAGALAVLDYLRSLAP is encoded by the coding sequence CTGCGCACGGGGCGCCTCACTGCCCTCGCGACGACGAACGCCCTCGAGCTCGGCGTCGACATCTCGGGGCTGGACGCGGTCCTGATGACCGGGTGGCCCGGCACGCGCGTGTCGTTCTGGCAGCAGGCGGGCCGGGCGGGCCGCGCGGGGGCCGACGGCGTGGCGGTGCTCGTCGCGAGCGCCAACCCGCTCGACACCTACCTGGTCCACCACCCGTCCGCGGTCCTGGACGAGGCGATCGAGGTCACCACGTTCGACCCGAGCAACCCGTACGTGCTGGCGCCGCACCTGTGCGCGGCGGCGGCCGAGGTGCCGCTGACGCAGCCCGACCTGGCGCTGTTCGGGCTCGCGGACGCCACGCTCCTGGACGAGCTCGTGCGCCGCGGGCTGCTGCGACGCCGACCGACCGGCTGGTACTGGAACCAGGCGCGCGCCGAGGTGCCCTCGCGCCTGACCGACCTGCGCGGATCGGGAACGGCGGACGTCGCCGTCGTGGACGAGGTCACGGGGGCGATGCTCGGGACCGTCGACGGCGGTCGGGCCGACTCGGTCGTCCACCCGGGCGCGGTGTACGTGCACCAGGGGCGCACGTTCGTGGTCGAGCGGCTCGAGGACGACGTGGCGCTCGTGGTGGGCGGCGACGTCGCCCACCGCACGATGGCGACGGCGGCCCACCACGCCAGCTTCGTCGACGTGCTGGAGGAGGTGCGGTGGGGGCCGGTGACGTGGCGCTACGGGCACGTCGAGGTCACCAGCCAGGTGCAGGGGTACGACGTGCGGGTACCACCCGCGATGGAGGTGGTCGCGCGGCACGAGCTCGAGATGCCGGTGCGGACGCTCCCGACCACCGGGGTGTGGTGGACGGTCGGGCAGGAGACGCTGCTGGCCGAGACGGGCATCGCGCCGGGTGACGTGCCGGGGGCGCTGCACGCCGCCGAGCACGCCGCGATCGGTGTGCTGCCGCTGCTGGCGACGTGCGACCGGTGGGACATCGGCGGCCTGTCCACCGCGCTGCACCCCGAGACCGGCGCGCCGACGGTGCTGGTGCACGACGGCCACCCCGGCGGCGCCGGCTTCGCCCAGCGCGGGTTCCGCGCCGCGCGACGCTGGATCGAGGCCACCCACGAGGCGGTCGCCTCGTGCGGCTGCCGGCACGGCTGCCCCCGCTGCGTCTACTCGCCGAAGTGCGGCAACGGGAACTCCCCGCTGGACAAGGCCGGTGCGCTCGCCGTGCTGGACTACCTGCGCTCGCTCGCGCCCTGA
- a CDS encoding type II secretion system F family protein, with product MSAVVGPAGPLGSTVLATVALVAVALLLEGRWSLVGRGGPRRAGRASSGRRAPAGTRRFRWSSRRRRRPAEPPLGVLCTQVASRLRSGATVTQAWQRALADEPVPVRAGASGVPGAPGLRDDSGVPPPLLALVGTTAAADAVVVACRLAHRCGTPLAEILDGCAHGITEVEAADADRRRALAGPAATARLLGWLPLASLVVGAGLGADPLGAIATGGPAALAVVLGLAFLALGRWWSRRMVRAAQRAGERWDR from the coding sequence GTGAGTGCCGTCGTCGGTCCGGCCGGCCCGCTCGGATCGACCGTCCTGGCCACCGTGGCGCTCGTGGCCGTGGCGCTGCTGCTGGAGGGGCGCTGGTCGCTGGTGGGGCGAGGCGGCCCTCGGCGGGCCGGGCGCGCGTCCTCCGGCCGCCGCGCCCCCGCGGGGACGAGGCGGTTCCGGTGGTCCTCGCGGCGACGCCGGCGCCCCGCCGAGCCGCCGCTCGGGGTGCTGTGCACGCAGGTCGCCAGCAGGCTCCGCTCGGGCGCCACGGTCACCCAGGCGTGGCAGCGAGCCCTGGCCGACGAGCCGGTACCCGTTCGGGCGGGCGCGTCAGGGGTGCCGGGTGCCCCCGGGCTCCGGGACGACTCCGGCGTCCCGCCACCGCTGCTCGCGCTGGTGGGGACGACGGCGGCCGCGGACGCCGTCGTGGTCGCGTGCCGTCTCGCGCACCGGTGCGGGACACCGCTCGCCGAGATCCTCGACGGCTGCGCGCACGGGATCACCGAGGTCGAGGCGGCCGACGCCGATCGACGGCGGGCGCTCGCCGGCCCTGCCGCGACGGCTCGGCTGCTGGGCTGGCTGCCTCTGGCGAGCCTCGTCGTCGGGGCCGGGCTGGGAGCGGACCCGCTCGGGGCGATCGCGACGGGCGGACCGGCGGCGCTCGCCGTCGTGCTCGGTCTCGCGTTCCTGGCGCTCGGGCGGTGGTGGAGCCGCCGGATGGTGCGAGCCGCACAGCGGGCGGGCGAGCGGTGGGACCGGTGA
- the argS gene encoding arginine--tRNA ligase produces the protein MLDAASVLSDRVSAAIEAAFGLAGEDPVLRPSQFADTQANAALALAKRIGKNPRDAAAAINDHLDLSDVGTVEVSGPGFLNITVGPEWISGQIAALLADDRLGVPLQERRTIPVDYSAPNVAKEMHVGHLRTTIVGDALVRTLEALGHHVIRQNHIGDWGTPFGMLIEHYLEVGADSAEAALLATDPNAFYQAARAKFDGADDGGAWAVRARERVVQLQAKEPATIEIWHAMIERSKDYFHRIYDALDVTLTDADLAGESTYDPMLADVCTELEDLGLAVVSEGALCVFPEGFTGREGTPLPLIVRKSDGGYGYATTDLATIRHRARTLGADEILYVVGASQALHFRMIFATARAAGWLTREDGTEVVPVHVQIGSVLGEDGKILRTRSGAPLRLSWLLEEAVEKAGAAVAESRPDLSADERADIARQVGIGAVKYADLSVAHDTDYIFDLDRMLALTGSTGPYLQYATARIRSIFRKAGVEPATARETVAVVEPTERTLALALLRYGATVAEVGDARVPHRLAGYLFELAQAFTSFYDACPVLTAPDAATRSSRLALTAATLAVLEHGLDLLGMRSPEQM, from the coding sequence ATGCTCGATGCCGCCTCCGTCCTGTCCGATCGCGTCTCCGCAGCCATCGAGGCCGCCTTCGGACTCGCGGGGGAGGACCCGGTCCTGCGCCCGTCGCAGTTCGCGGACACCCAGGCGAACGCGGCCCTGGCGCTCGCGAAGCGCATCGGGAAGAACCCGCGCGACGCCGCCGCCGCGATCAACGACCACCTCGACCTGTCCGACGTCGGCACGGTCGAGGTCTCCGGCCCGGGCTTCTTGAACATCACCGTCGGGCCCGAGTGGATCTCCGGGCAGATCGCGGCGCTGCTCGCCGACGACCGCCTCGGCGTCCCCCTCCAGGAGCGCCGCACGATCCCCGTGGACTACTCGGCGCCGAACGTCGCCAAGGAGATGCACGTCGGCCACCTGCGCACCACGATCGTCGGCGACGCGCTCGTGCGCACGCTCGAGGCGCTCGGCCACCACGTGATCCGTCAGAACCACATCGGCGACTGGGGCACGCCGTTCGGCATGCTCATCGAGCACTACCTCGAGGTCGGCGCCGACTCGGCGGAGGCCGCGCTGCTCGCCACCGATCCCAACGCGTTCTACCAGGCCGCGCGCGCCAAGTTCGACGGGGCCGACGACGGCGGCGCCTGGGCCGTGCGCGCACGGGAGCGGGTGGTGCAGCTCCAGGCCAAGGAGCCGGCCACGATCGAGATCTGGCACGCCATGATCGAGCGGTCCAAGGACTACTTCCACCGGATCTACGACGCGCTCGACGTCACGCTGACCGACGCCGACCTCGCGGGCGAGAGCACCTACGACCCGATGCTCGCGGACGTCTGCACCGAGCTCGAGGACCTGGGCCTCGCCGTCGTGAGCGAGGGGGCGCTGTGCGTCTTCCCCGAGGGGTTCACCGGTCGTGAGGGCACCCCGCTCCCCCTCATCGTGCGCAAGTCCGACGGCGGTTACGGCTACGCCACGACCGACCTCGCCACCATCCGCCACCGCGCCCGCACGCTCGGCGCCGACGAGATCCTCTACGTCGTCGGCGCCTCGCAGGCGCTCCACTTCCGCATGATCTTCGCGACGGCGCGGGCGGCGGGCTGGCTGACCCGTGAGGACGGCACCGAGGTCGTGCCCGTCCACGTGCAGATCGGGTCGGTCCTCGGCGAGGACGGCAAGATCCTGCGCACCCGGTCCGGCGCGCCCCTGCGCCTGTCGTGGCTCCTGGAGGAGGCCGTGGAGAAGGCGGGCGCCGCCGTCGCCGAGTCCCGCCCCGACCTGTCCGCCGACGAGCGCGCCGACATCGCCCGCCAGGTCGGCATCGGTGCGGTCAAGTACGCCGACCTGTCGGTCGCGCACGACACCGACTACATCTTCGACCTCGACCGCATGCTCGCCCTCACCGGGAGCACCGGGCCCTACCTGCAGTACGCCACGGCGCGCATCCGCTCGATCTTCCGCAAGGCGGGCGTCGAGCCGGCGACGGCGCGCGAAACCGTCGCCGTCGTCGAACCCACCGAGCGCACGCTGGCCCTGGCGCTGCTGCGCTACGGCGCGACCGTCGCCGAGGTCGGCGACGCCCGGGTGCCGCACCGGCTCGCGGGCTACCTGTTCGAGCTGGCGCAGGCGTTCACGAGCTTCTACGACGCGTGCCCCGTCCTCACGGCGCCCGACGCCGCGACGCGCTCCTCGCGCCTGGCGCTCACCGCCGCGACCCTCGCGGTGCTCGAGCACGGGCTCGACCTGCTCGGGATGCGCTCGCCCGAGCAGATGTGA
- a CDS encoding DUF4244 domain-containing protein has product MTLDRRPFVGAVETGAGVDDGRSGLDGDGHVCDPRATGAAVAFAGLLLVIMRSGEVREMLMGIVREALSR; this is encoded by the coding sequence CTGACGCTCGACCGACGCCCTTTCGTTGGTGCGGTCGAGACTGGCGCGGGCGTAGATGACGGCCGCAGTGGGCTCGATGGGGACGGACACGTATGCGATCCTAGAGCGACTGGCGCGGCGGTCGCGTTCGCCGGCCTGCTGCTGGTGATCATGCGCAGCGGCGAGGTGCGCGAGATGCTCATGGGCATCGTCCGCGAGGCGCTGTCGCGATGA
- a CDS encoding TadE family type IV pilus minor pilin, which yields MSGAARTEESVRGRERGSATAELAVALPAVVVVLLALLLAATAGSAAVACADAARVGARSAALGLDAGEVRADAQRVAGEGARVEVARDGAWVRVVVRRDVRLGSEALGGTITVSGRAQARLEPGE from the coding sequence ATGAGCGGTGCGGCCCGGACCGAGGAGTCGGTGCGCGGCCGCGAGCGTGGGAGTGCGACGGCGGAGCTCGCCGTCGCACTCCCGGCGGTGGTCGTGGTGCTGCTCGCCCTGCTGCTGGCGGCCACGGCCGGCTCGGCGGCGGTGGCGTGCGCCGACGCGGCGCGGGTCGGTGCGCGCTCGGCGGCGCTGGGCCTCGATGCCGGCGAGGTGCGCGCCGACGCCCAGCGGGTGGCGGGGGAGGGTGCACGGGTCGAGGTCGCGCGCGACGGTGCGTGGGTGCGCGTGGTGGTGCGACGCGACGTGCGGCTCGGGAGCGAGGCGCTCGGCGGGACGATCACGGTCAGCGGCCGGGCGCAGGCGAGGCTGGAGCCGGGCGAGTGA
- a CDS encoding helix-turn-helix transcriptional regulator gives MTDDDTFLTEDQLAERWQCSARTLRNDRHRGRGVPYTKLGGSGRVRYSLAAVRAWETGHAVAPETTA, from the coding sequence ATGACCGACGACGACACGTTCCTGACGGAGGACCAGCTGGCCGAGCGCTGGCAGTGCTCGGCCCGCACACTGCGCAACGACCGGCACCGGGGCCGAGGCGTCCCGTACACGAAGCTCGGCGGCAGCGGCCGAGTGCGCTACTCACTCGCCGCCGTGCGCGCGTGGGAGACCGGGCACGCCGTCGCGCCGGAGACCACGGCGTGA
- a CDS encoding DEAD/DEAH box helicase, translated as MSERPPSPAPDAPDVLDVLDVLLAGGARAEQLRHVRTIPGRAGERAAWPSWVDPRLRAAYEAAGVAAPWRHQVETADAVHAGRHSVIATSTGSGKSLALWLPTLSAILTAPEPTGSVAALRRRPTALYLSPTKALAADQLASLERLLGDGTGGGPDLRGAVRVASCDGDTSFDERGWIRSHADVVLTNPDFLHFSLLPGHERWARLLRGLTHVVIDECHAYRGVFGAHVSLVLRRLLRLARHYGADPVVVAASATTGDPVDTLARLTGVDPARVHATTRDTAPQGQRRIVFWEPAALDHHGDGGHPGGGWGDEGWGEGGVISGTPDVPRRSALTESAELLHDLVRARRRTLAFVRSRAGSEVVAATAARSLGEDLLGAGTDTCDDGADPVEVLRDGGDVAVAAYRGGTSPRSAARSRVRCARGASLPSRRRTPSSSASTSRGWTRS; from the coding sequence GTGTCCGAGCGCCCGCCCTCCCCCGCGCCGGACGCGCCGGACGTGCTGGACGTGCTGGACGTGCTGCTCGCCGGCGGGGCCCGCGCCGAGCAGCTGCGGCACGTGCGCACCATCCCCGGTCGCGCGGGTGAGCGGGCCGCGTGGCCGAGCTGGGTGGACCCGCGGCTGCGCGCCGCGTACGAGGCCGCCGGCGTCGCGGCGCCGTGGCGGCACCAGGTGGAGACCGCCGACGCCGTCCACGCCGGCCGGCACAGCGTCATCGCCACCTCCACCGGCTCGGGCAAGTCGCTCGCGCTGTGGCTCCCGACCCTCTCCGCGATCCTGACGGCGCCCGAGCCGACCGGGAGCGTGGCCGCGCTCCGCCGTCGCCCCACGGCGCTCTACCTCTCCCCCACCAAGGCGCTGGCGGCCGACCAGCTCGCCTCGCTCGAGCGGCTCCTCGGGGACGGCACCGGCGGCGGTCCCGACCTGCGCGGGGCCGTGCGCGTCGCGTCGTGCGACGGCGACACCTCCTTCGACGAGCGCGGCTGGATCCGCAGCCACGCCGACGTCGTGCTCACCAACCCCGACTTCCTGCACTTCTCGCTCCTGCCCGGCCACGAGCGCTGGGCGCGGCTGCTGCGCGGTCTGACCCACGTAGTCATCGACGAGTGCCACGCCTACCGCGGCGTGTTCGGCGCGCACGTCTCGCTCGTGCTGCGGCGCCTGCTGCGGCTGGCTCGGCACTACGGTGCCGACCCGGTCGTCGTCGCCGCCTCCGCCACCACGGGAGACCCGGTCGACACGCTCGCGCGGCTGACCGGCGTCGACCCGGCCCGCGTGCACGCGACCACACGGGACACCGCGCCCCAGGGGCAGCGCCGCATCGTGTTCTGGGAGCCGGCCGCGCTCGATCACCACGGCGACGGCGGCCACCCGGGCGGCGGCTGGGGTGACGAGGGCTGGGGTGAGGGCGGCGTCATCAGCGGCACGCCCGACGTCCCCCGCCGCAGCGCCCTGACGGAGTCCGCCGAGCTGCTGCACGACCTCGTCCGGGCCCGACGGCGCACGCTCGCCTTCGTCCGCTCGCGCGCGGGCAGCGAGGTGGTCGCGGCGACGGCGGCGCGCTCACTCGGCGAGGACCTCCTCGGCGCCGGCACCGACACCTGTGACGACGGCGCCGATCCGGTGGAGGTGCTCCGGGACGGCGGGGACGTCGCCGTCGCCGCCTACCGCGGGGGTACCTCCCCGAGGAGCGCCGCACGCTCGAGGGTGCGCTGCGCACGGGGCGCCTCACTGCCCTCGCGACGACGAACGCCCTCGAGCTCGGCGTCGACATCTCGGGGCTGGACGCGGTCCTGA
- a CDS encoding recombinase family protein codes for MSVPIEPTAAVIYARASLDRTNERASVERQLEAARQLATGRGLTVVGEFVDNDVSATAHRGRVRQRPGFDALMAEVATGSVGWIVATEFTRLSRNRRDELALIEACTSAGVSVALTRGQDLAFGSAMGRMVAELMASIARLEVETMAERQTAAHAQRAAKGKPHWTRRPLGFERDGQHRDAEAEVIREGYTAVIGGATASQVAREWNTSGAISPTNGGTTWRSGDVLRLLRNPRNAGIRAHKGVEVGEGTWEPIVDVETFRAAVTLMSGRGTPGPRAQVFLLTGLALCGVCLAEGREVTVHVGTQSKPHTDGTRRRTYRCSARPGHLSRSLAPIDERVRMVTLGVMLGAAASGSAEPSPTVVPLIAQLGQLQAEAEEWGRSAVGAGAAVRSAALAAIAELETRSEALEAQIADVRRSELTWAWAGGKLPNFDELGEIFDSWPLARRQAAVRDVLARVVIHGGWKPVEMVPRDPDAAVMVPAHLQPRAQRGARAKVVAAEGPVTVVREGQK; via the coding sequence GTGTCCGTCCCCATCGAGCCCACTGCGGCCGTCATCTACGCCCGCGCCAGTCTCGACCGCACCAACGAAAGGGCGTCGGTCGAGCGTCAGCTAGAGGCGGCGCGCCAGCTCGCTACGGGCAGGGGCCTCACGGTAGTGGGCGAGTTCGTCGACAACGATGTGAGCGCCACGGCACACCGAGGCCGGGTCCGTCAGCGTCCAGGGTTCGATGCGCTCATGGCGGAGGTAGCCACGGGCTCGGTTGGGTGGATCGTCGCCACTGAGTTCACTCGGCTCAGCCGCAACCGTCGCGATGAGCTGGCCCTGATCGAGGCGTGTACGTCTGCCGGCGTGAGCGTGGCGCTGACGCGAGGGCAGGATCTCGCCTTTGGCTCCGCGATGGGGCGCATGGTGGCGGAGCTGATGGCCTCCATCGCTCGGCTGGAGGTCGAGACGATGGCGGAGCGGCAGACGGCAGCGCACGCCCAGCGCGCAGCCAAGGGGAAGCCGCACTGGACGCGTCGACCCCTGGGGTTCGAGCGGGACGGGCAGCACCGTGATGCCGAGGCCGAGGTGATCCGCGAGGGGTACACCGCCGTGATCGGTGGTGCGACCGCATCGCAGGTCGCGCGCGAATGGAACACCTCGGGGGCGATCTCACCGACCAACGGCGGCACGACGTGGCGCAGCGGAGACGTGCTGCGCCTACTGCGCAACCCCCGGAATGCGGGCATCCGCGCGCACAAGGGCGTGGAGGTGGGCGAGGGAACGTGGGAGCCCATCGTGGACGTCGAGACGTTCCGAGCGGCTGTGACGCTCATGTCCGGCAGGGGGACGCCGGGGCCGCGCGCTCAGGTGTTCCTACTTACCGGTCTTGCCCTCTGCGGCGTGTGCCTCGCGGAGGGCAGGGAGGTGACGGTGCACGTCGGCACTCAGTCCAAGCCGCACACCGACGGAACGCGTCGCCGCACCTACCGGTGCTCAGCGCGGCCGGGGCACCTTTCGCGGTCGCTCGCGCCGATTGATGAGCGCGTGCGCATGGTGACGCTGGGGGTGATGCTCGGCGCAGCGGCCTCGGGCTCGGCGGAGCCGTCGCCCACGGTGGTGCCGCTCATCGCCCAGCTCGGTCAGCTCCAGGCCGAGGCCGAGGAATGGGGCCGCAGCGCCGTAGGTGCAGGCGCAGCGGTGCGCTCGGCGGCGCTCGCGGCCATCGCTGAGCTAGAGACGCGGAGCGAGGCGCTGGAGGCTCAGATTGCCGACGTACGCCGGAGCGAGCTGACGTGGGCATGGGCCGGCGGGAAGCTGCCCAACTTCGATGAGCTGGGAGAGATCTTCGATTCCTGGCCCCTCGCACGGCGGCAGGCGGCTGTGCGCGACGTGCTGGCGCGCGTGGTCATCCACGGTGGCTGGAAGCCGGTCGAGATGGTGCCCCGCGACCCCGACGCCGCCGTGATGGTCCCCGCCCATCTACAGCCCCGGGCGCAGCGTGGTGCACGAGCCAAGGTGGTTGCGGCTGAAGGTCCGGTGACGGTCGTCCGCGAGGGCCAGAAGTAG
- a CDS encoding type II secretion system F family protein: MIAAGAALGVAVWLVLARARAPRVAPREVPPAAVVLDPAVACDLVAAVLEAGASVPAALEALGGAVGGRGGHEVAVAARMLRFGASWEEAFERVPGAWDPVTRALRLAWTDGVAPGPSLAATAGALRASRAASAREDAERLGVRLVLPLGLCLLPAFVLMGLVPVMIATGGDLLGFVG, translated from the coding sequence GTGATCGCGGCGGGCGCGGCGCTCGGCGTCGCCGTCTGGCTCGTGCTGGCCCGGGCCCGCGCGCCGCGAGTCGCGCCGCGGGAGGTCCCGCCGGCCGCCGTCGTGCTCGATCCCGCCGTCGCGTGCGACCTGGTCGCGGCGGTGCTGGAGGCGGGGGCGTCGGTCCCCGCGGCGCTGGAGGCGCTCGGCGGCGCGGTCGGTGGCCGCGGCGGGCACGAGGTCGCCGTGGCCGCGCGGATGCTGCGCTTCGGGGCGAGCTGGGAGGAGGCGTTCGAGCGAGTGCCGGGCGCGTGGGACCCCGTGACGCGCGCGCTGCGGCTGGCGTGGACCGACGGCGTCGCCCCGGGGCCCTCGCTCGCGGCGACCGCCGGCGCGCTGCGGGCCTCGCGGGCGGCGTCGGCCCGGGAGGACGCGGAGCGGCTCGGCGTCCGGCTGGTGCTCCCGCTCGGGCTGTGTCTCCTGCCCGCGTTCGTGCTCATGGGCCTCGTGCCGGTGATGATCGCGACCGGGGGTGACCTGCTGGGGTTCGTGGGATGA
- a CDS encoding GNAT family N-acetyltransferase → MPLSWTHLTDADTPDWADLTAVLAEHDGTDEIYSAQDLAEELLEHGFDPALDSWAVREDGVLVAYGQLRVSSALTSEGWARANVDGGVHPHWRGRGIGTQLLERMEPRARALAAERHPGAPVQLRASGGREGSDARDLLADHGYAPVRYFTDMARSLPGEALGPLDARVRVLTEEMSEAVRLAHNEAFASHWGSTAQSPERWADHIGASASRLADSRVVLDDDGTVLAYALCGQWVDRELYVSLVGTRPEARGRGLARAVLEATVADAAASGRYDLIELGVDTEHPSGAGRLYASVGFAPVRTIAVYAKVEEHAVEEHLGAQPA, encoded by the coding sequence GTGCCGCTGAGCTGGACCCACCTGACCGACGCCGACACCCCCGACTGGGCCGATCTGACCGCGGTGCTCGCGGAGCACGACGGCACCGACGAGATCTACTCCGCGCAGGACCTCGCCGAGGAGCTGCTCGAGCACGGCTTCGACCCGGCGCTCGACTCCTGGGCGGTGCGGGAGGACGGCGTGCTCGTCGCCTACGGCCAGCTCCGGGTGAGCAGCGCGCTGACGAGCGAGGGGTGGGCGCGCGCGAACGTCGACGGCGGCGTCCACCCGCACTGGCGCGGCCGCGGTATCGGAACGCAGCTGCTGGAGCGCATGGAACCGCGCGCCCGTGCGCTCGCGGCCGAGCGGCACCCGGGCGCCCCCGTGCAGCTGCGCGCGTCCGGGGGCAGGGAGGGCAGCGACGCCCGCGACCTGCTCGCCGATCACGGCTACGCCCCGGTGCGGTACTTCACCGACATGGCGCGGTCGCTGCCCGGTGAAGCGCTCGGGCCGCTCGACGCCCGCGTGCGCGTCCTCACCGAGGAGATGTCCGAGGCGGTGCGCCTGGCGCACAACGAGGCGTTCGCGAGCCACTGGGGCTCGACCGCGCAGAGCCCGGAACGCTGGGCCGACCACATCGGTGCGAGCGCGTCGCGCCTGGCGGACTCCCGGGTCGTGCTGGACGACGACGGCACCGTGCTGGCCTACGCCCTGTGCGGCCAGTGGGTCGATCGTGAGCTGTACGTCAGCCTCGTGGGCACGCGCCCCGAGGCCCGCGGGCGGGGGCTCGCGCGCGCCGTGCTCGAGGCCACGGTCGCGGACGCCGCCGCCTCCGGTCGCTACGACCTGATCGAGCTCGGGGTCGACACCGAGCACCCCAGCGGTGCCGGTCGCCTGTACGCCTCCGTCGGGTTCGCTCCGGTCCGCACGATCGCGGTGTACGCCAAGGTCGAGGAGCACGCGGTCGAGGAACACCTGGGCGCGCAGCCCGCCTGA